A single window of Terriglobia bacterium DNA harbors:
- a CDS encoding DUF2752 domain-containing protein encodes MILGGLAAGWVLRPVVRFGDTALALGGLRLPTLCWFRLTTGLPCASCGLTRAVVLLLHGRLQESWAVHPFGAPALGLILLALPPRVAGAMGRWRPWVPRWDRAWGWSVAITLVLMLLWWTVRMWLAVRGLS; translated from the coding sequence ATGATCCTCGGCGGGCTCGCCGCGGGATGGGTGCTCCGGCCGGTCGTCCGGTTCGGGGACACCGCGCTCGCGCTCGGCGGCCTCCGCCTGCCGACCCTCTGCTGGTTCCGGCTCACGACCGGTCTGCCGTGCGCTTCCTGCGGGCTGACCCGCGCGGTGGTCCTGCTCCTGCACGGCCGGCTTCAGGAATCCTGGGCCGTGCACCCGTTCGGCGCTCCCGCTCTCGGGCTGATCCTGCTGGCGCTTCCTCCTCGCGTCGCGGGAGCAATGGGGCGGTGGCGGCCGTGGGTCCCGCGCTGGGACCGTGCGTGGGGGTGGTCCGTCGCGATCACCCTCGTGCTGATGCTCCTGTGGTGGACGGTCCGCATGTGGCTCGCGGTCCGGGGGCTCTCGTAG